One Physeter macrocephalus isolate SW-GA chromosome 10, ASM283717v5, whole genome shotgun sequence DNA window includes the following coding sequences:
- the EEF1A1 gene encoding elongation factor 1-alpha 1 gives MGKEKTHINIVVIGHVDSGKSTTTGHLIYKCGGIDKRTIEKFEKEAAEMGKGSFKYAWVLDKLKAERERGITIDISLWKFETSKYYVTIIDAPGHRDFIKNMITGTSQADCAVLIVAAGVGEFEAGISKNGQTREHALLAYTLGVKQLIVGVNKMDSTEPPYSQKRYEEIVKEVSTYIKKIGYNPDTVAFVPISGWNGDNMLEPSANMPWFKGWKVTRKDGNASGTTLLEALDCILPPTRPTDKPLRLPLQDVYKIGGIGTVPVGRVETGVLKPGMVVTFAPVNVTTEVKSVEMHHEALSEALPGDNVGFNVKNVSVKDVRRGNVAGDSKNDPPMEAAGFTAQVIILNHPGQISAGYAPVLDCHTAHIACKFAELKEKIDRRSGKKLEDGPKFLKSGDAAIVDMVPGKPMCVESFSDYPPLGRFAVRDMRQTVAVGVIKAVDKKAAGAGKVTKSAQKAQKAK, from the exons atgggaaaggagaagaCCCACATCAACATCGTTGTCATCGGACACGTAGATTCGGGGAAGTCCACCACTACTGGCCATCTGATCTACAAATGTGGTGGGATCGACAAGAGAACCATTGAAAAGTTCGAGAAGGAGGCTGCCGAG ATGGGGAAGGGCTCCTTCAAGTATGCCTGGGTCTTGGACAAACTGAAGGCTGAACGCGAGCGTGGTATCACCATTGATATCTCCCTATGGAAATTCGAGACCAGCAAGTACTATGTTACCATCATTGATGCCCCAGGACACAGAGACTTCATCAAAAACATGATTACAGGCACATCCCAG gctGACTGTGCTGTCCTGATTGTTGCTGCTGGTGTTGGTGAATTTGAAGCAGGTATTTCCAAGAACGGGCAGACCCGTGAGCATGCCCTTCTGGCCTACACTCTAGGTGTGAAACAACTCATTGTTGGAGTTAACAAAATGGATTCCACCGAGCCACCCTACAGCCAGAAGAGATACGAGGAAATTGTAAAGGAAGTCAgcacctacattaagaaaattgGCTACAACCCCGACACAGTAGCATTTGTGCCAATTTCTGGCTGGAATGGTGACAACATGTTGGAGCCAAGCGCTAAT ATGCCGTGGTTCAAGGGATGGAAAGTCACCCGTAAAGACGGCAATGCCAGTGGAACCACACTGCTTGAAGCTCTGGATTGCATCCTGCCACCAACCCGCCCAACTGACAAGCCCCTGCGTTTGCCCCTCCAGGACGTCTACAAAATTGGTG GTATTGGCACTGTCCCTGTGGGTCGAGTGGAGACTGGTGTTCTCAAACCTGGCATGGTGGTTACCTTTGCTCCAGTCAACGTGACAACTGAAGTGAAATCTGTTGAAATGCACCATGAAGCTTTGAGTGAAGCCCTTCCTGGGGACAACGTGGGCTTCAATGTCAAGAACGTGTCTGTCAAAGATGTTCGTCGTGGCAATGTGGCTGGTGACAGCAAAAATGACCCACCTATGGAAGCAGCTGGCTTCACAGCTCAG GTGATTATCTTGAACCATCCAGGCCAAATCAGTGCCGGCTATGCACCTGTGCTGGATTGCCACACAGCTCACATTGCCTGCAAGTTTGCTGAGCTGAAGGAGAAGATTGATCGTCGTTCTGGGAAAAAGCTGGAAGATGGCCCCAAATTCTTGAAATCTGGTGATGCTGCCATCGTTGATATGGTTCCTGGCAAACCCATGTGTGTTGAGAGCTTCTCTGACTATCCTCCTTTGG gCCGCTTTGCTGTTCGTGACATGAGACAGACAGTCGCTGTGGGTGTCATCAAAGCAGTGGACAAGAAGGCAGCTGGAGCTGGCAAGGTCACCAAGTCTGCCCAGAAAGCTCAGAAGGCTAAATGA